One Solanum pennellii chromosome 10, SPENNV200 genomic region harbors:
- the LOC107002383 gene encoding polyadenylate-binding protein RBP45-like isoform X1, with translation MQPAASSMVPPPMAAQPQYQQQWMAQQPQYQVLPPQAGYYYQPPPQQGGGVPPPQQQQQQSQYTASAQPTSADEVRTLWIGDLQFWMDEQYLYSCFAQTGEVVSAKVIRNKQTQQSEGYGFIEFNSHAAAERNLQAYNGTLMPNIEQNFRLNWASLGSGEKRSDNTPEYTIFVGDLAADVTDYMLQETFRPNYPSIKGAKVVTDRATGHTKGYGFVRFGDESEQLRAMTEMNGKFCSTRPMRIGPAANKKNSGGQMQASYQSTGTQNEDDPTNTTIFVGNLDASVTDDHLRQVFGNYGQLLHVKIPLGKRCGFVQFTDRGCAEEALRALSGTQLGGQTIRLSWGRSPSNKQQSQGDPNQWSGGYYGYTPGYDAYGYAQPTQDPNMYYAGYAGYGNYVQPPHQQQQMPQQPQ, from the exons ATGCAACCGGCGGCAAGTTCAATGGTTCCACCACCAATGGCGGCGCAACCACAGTACCAACAGCAGTGGATGGCTCAGCAGCCGCAGTACCAGGTTCTGCCACCGCAGGCCGGTTATTACTACCAACCACCACCGCAGCAGGGTGGCGGAGTACCCCCACCGcagcagcaacagcaacaaTCTCAGTACACAGCTTCGGCTCAGCCGACCAGTGCTGATGAAGTCCGGACGCTTTGGATTGGAGATCTACAGTTTTGGATGGATGAGCAGTACCTATATAGTTGCTTCGCGCAAACTGGAGAG GTGGTCTCCGCTAAAGTTATCCGCAACAAGCAAACTCAGCAATCAGAGGGTTATGGCTTTATTGAGTTTAATAGTCATGCTGCTGCAGAAAGGAATCTACAAGCATACAATGGCACCTTGATGCCTAATATTGAGCAAAATTTTAGGCTCAACTGGGCATCACTTGGTTCGGGTGAAAAGCGTTCAGATAACACCCCTGAATATACAATATTTGTTGGAGACTTGGCAGCTGATGTCACAGATTACATGCTTCAGGAGACATTCAGACCCAATTATCCTTCAATCAAGGGTGCTAAGGTCGTAACAGATAGGGCAACCGGGCACACAAAGGGTTATGGGTTTGTTAGGTTTGGGGATGAGAGTGAGCAGTTACGCGCTATGACTGAGATGAATGGAAAGTTTTGCTCCACTAGGCCCATGCGCATTGGTCCTGCAGCTAACAAGAAGAATTCTGGTGGTCAGATGCAAG CTTCATATCAAAGTACTGGAACTCAAAATGAGGATGACCCTACTAATACGACG ATTTTCGTTGGGAACTTGGATGCTAGTGTAACTGATGATCACCTCAGGCAGGTTTTTGGGAACTACGGGCAATTGCTTCATGTAAAAATACCACTAGGCAAACGTTGTGGTTTTGTTCAATTTACCGATAG AGGCTGTGCTGAGGAAGCTTTACGAGCATTAAGTGGAACTCAGTTGGGTGGACAAACCATCCGCCTTTCATGGGGTCGTAGCCCTTCAAACAAGCAG CAGTCTCAGGGTGATCCGAACCAGTGGAGTGGGGGTTATTATGGGTATACACCAGGATATGACGCCTATGGTTATGCCCAACCTACTCAGGACCCAAATATGTACTATGCAGGCTATGCCGGGTATGGGAATTATGTGCAACCTCCACATCAACAGCAACAAATGCCGCAGCAGCCTCAG TAA
- the LOC107032027 gene encoding pentatricopeptide repeat-containing protein At1g61870, mitochondrial-like encodes MAALRSKLRFITSQHHHHLRRYSAASILNSDSKSPLSGKDKSRAALTLLKSETDPQRILDICRAAALTPESHLDRIAYSKAISKLKDLNHFSGIRSFLQESTTRPDLKSERFISHFIVLYGQAGLLDEAKRTFEEMEKMGIQRTERTLNALLFACVLAKNYAEMKRVFVEYPKKYGFVPNLDTYNVVIKGFCESGSASSVYSILDEMKRNNVKPNAESFGNCISGFYKEEKYEDVGKMLEMMKGYKMVTGISTYNVRIQSLCKLKKSGEAKALLDGILSRGLKANSVTYGHLILGFCKEGKLEEAKSMFQKMVNSGLKPDAECYFTLVYYLCQGGDFEAALEMYKICLADGWVPNFSTMKSLVEGLASISKVDEAREVIAQVKEKISRNVEKWNDIEEALPK; translated from the coding sequence ATGGCAGCACTTCGCAGCAAGCTCCGATTCATCACCTCTCAGCATCACCACCACCTCCGCCGTTACTCCGCCGCCTCTATCCTTAATTCCGATTCTAAATCTCCACTCTCAGGCAAAGACAAGTCACGCGCCGCCCTAACTCTCCTCAAATCCGAAACCGACCCACAGCGGATCCTCGACATCTGCCGTGCAGCTGCATTAACCCCTGAATCCCATCTCGATCGCATTGCATATTCCAAAGCCATTTCCAAGCTCAAAGATCTCAATCATTTCTCCGGTATCCGTTCATTTCTCCAGGAATCAACGACCCGGCCTGATTTGAAATCCGAGCGgttcatttcccatttcattgtTCTTTACGGTCAGGCCGGACTGCTTGATGAGGCTAAGAGGACTTTTGAGGAGATGGAGAAAATGGGCATTCAACGTACTGAGAGAACTCTGAATGCGTTGTTGTTTGCTTGTGTTTTAGCTAAGAATTATGCTGAAATGAAAAGGGTATTCGTCGAATACCCAAAAAAGTATGGGTTTGTTCCTAACTTAGATACCTACAATGTGGTGATCAAAGGGTTCTGTGAATCAGGTTCTGCTAGTTCAGTTTATTCGATAttggatgaaatgaaaagaaacaATGTTAAGCCGAATGCAGAGTCTTTTGGGAATTGTATATCCGGGTTTTATAAGGAGGAGAAGTATGAAGATGTTGGGAAAATGTTGGAAATGATGAAGGGATATAAGATGGTTACGGGGATAAGTACGTATAATGTAAGGATTCAGAGCTTATGTAAGCTTAAGAAGTCCGGGGAGGCTAAGGCGTTACTTGATGGGATTTTATCGAGAGGCTTGAAGGCGAATTCTGTAACTTATGGCCATCTTATACTTGGTTTTTGCAAGGAAGGTAAATTGGAAGAGGCGAAGAGTATGTTCCAGAAGATGGTTAATAGTGGTTTGAAACCTGATGCTGAATGCTATTTTACGTTAGTGTATTATTTGTGTCAAGGTGGGGATTTTGAAGCTGCATTGGAgatgtataaaatatgtttgGCTGATGGATGGGTTCCGAATTTCTCCACCATGAAGTCTCTTGTTGAGGGATTGGCTAGCATTTCAAAGGTTGATGAAGCACGGGAAGTCATAGCTCAAGTGAAGGAGAAGATATCAAGAAACGTCGAGAAGTGGAATGACATTGAAGAGGCATTGCCCAAGTAG
- the LOC107002383 gene encoding polyadenylate-binding protein RBP45-like isoform X2 — translation MQPAASSMVPPPMAAQPQYQQQWMAQQPQYQVLPPQAGYYYQPPPQQGGGVPPPQQQQQQSQYTASAQPTSADEVRTLWIGDLQFWMDEQYLYSCFAQTGEVVSAKVIRNKQTQQSEGYGFIEFNSHAAAERNLQAYNGTLMPNIEQNFRLNWASLGSGEKRSDNTPEYTIFVGDLAADVTDYMLQETFRPNYPSIKGAKVVTDRATGHTKGYGFVRFGDESEQLRAMTEMNGKFCSTRPMRIGPAANKKNSGGQMQASYQSTGTQNEDDPTNTTIFVGNLDASVTDDHLRQVFGNYGQLLHVKIPLGKRCGFVQFTDRGCAEEALRALSGTQLGGQTIRLSWGRSPSNKQSQGDPNQWSGGYYGYTPGYDAYGYAQPTQDPNMYYAGYAGYGNYVQPPHQQQQMPQQPQ, via the exons ATGCAACCGGCGGCAAGTTCAATGGTTCCACCACCAATGGCGGCGCAACCACAGTACCAACAGCAGTGGATGGCTCAGCAGCCGCAGTACCAGGTTCTGCCACCGCAGGCCGGTTATTACTACCAACCACCACCGCAGCAGGGTGGCGGAGTACCCCCACCGcagcagcaacagcaacaaTCTCAGTACACAGCTTCGGCTCAGCCGACCAGTGCTGATGAAGTCCGGACGCTTTGGATTGGAGATCTACAGTTTTGGATGGATGAGCAGTACCTATATAGTTGCTTCGCGCAAACTGGAGAG GTGGTCTCCGCTAAAGTTATCCGCAACAAGCAAACTCAGCAATCAGAGGGTTATGGCTTTATTGAGTTTAATAGTCATGCTGCTGCAGAAAGGAATCTACAAGCATACAATGGCACCTTGATGCCTAATATTGAGCAAAATTTTAGGCTCAACTGGGCATCACTTGGTTCGGGTGAAAAGCGTTCAGATAACACCCCTGAATATACAATATTTGTTGGAGACTTGGCAGCTGATGTCACAGATTACATGCTTCAGGAGACATTCAGACCCAATTATCCTTCAATCAAGGGTGCTAAGGTCGTAACAGATAGGGCAACCGGGCACACAAAGGGTTATGGGTTTGTTAGGTTTGGGGATGAGAGTGAGCAGTTACGCGCTATGACTGAGATGAATGGAAAGTTTTGCTCCACTAGGCCCATGCGCATTGGTCCTGCAGCTAACAAGAAGAATTCTGGTGGTCAGATGCAAG CTTCATATCAAAGTACTGGAACTCAAAATGAGGATGACCCTACTAATACGACG ATTTTCGTTGGGAACTTGGATGCTAGTGTAACTGATGATCACCTCAGGCAGGTTTTTGGGAACTACGGGCAATTGCTTCATGTAAAAATACCACTAGGCAAACGTTGTGGTTTTGTTCAATTTACCGATAG AGGCTGTGCTGAGGAAGCTTTACGAGCATTAAGTGGAACTCAGTTGGGTGGACAAACCATCCGCCTTTCATGGGGTCGTAGCCCTTCAAACAAGCAG TCTCAGGGTGATCCGAACCAGTGGAGTGGGGGTTATTATGGGTATACACCAGGATATGACGCCTATGGTTATGCCCAACCTACTCAGGACCCAAATATGTACTATGCAGGCTATGCCGGGTATGGGAATTATGTGCAACCTCCACATCAACAGCAACAAATGCCGCAGCAGCCTCAG TAA